The Sceloporus undulatus isolate JIND9_A2432 ecotype Alabama unplaced genomic scaffold, SceUnd_v1.1 scaffold_1170, whole genome shotgun sequence genome includes the window acacgacacacttggaggggagaactaagtcgagacagtgaccaaaggaatgggttggagagttggaatggggttggagaccgaaggaagctaagagagagctgaagcgagaggttgaggaattcttgggatcgtcaagctacaggaaaagagattccacctgaacattaggaggaacttcctgacagtaagggctgtctgacagtggaacaaacctctatggagagcggtggagtctctctccttggaggtctttaaacagagattggatggccatctgtcagggatgctttgattgtgatttcctgcatggcagagggttggactggagggcccttgtggactcttccaactctgattctatgacccaTTGTACCTGTTTGAGGTGAAATGTAATTTTTCAACACAAGGACATGCAATAGTATTGTGTCATGTGTTGATTCAGTACAAGTGTAGATATACACCACTATACTATACTTTCTGCTCTCTCTGTCTAGGGATTTTTTATGCATGTATTCAACCATCTATGGATTgaacatttatatatgtatattgtttcaaaatataaatttcaaaaagcaaaccttgatttggctattttatataagggacagcatttcactatggcattttatttaatgggacttcagctctTCTTGTCATTTTCTCCCTTTCAGCTCCTGGTCTCCTTTGAGGAAGTGTATTTCACCAAAGAGGAGGAGTGAAGTTCCCTGGATCAGGGCCAAAGGACTCTCTAGAATAAGTCAGGATGGAGGATGATGGGAACGCGGCCTTTACGGGTAAGAAGTATTTCCACCTTTAACCCAATGAGATCCTCATTTTCTGTGTTCACCTCTAAATGggaccttctttttctttctgaagcAGGGAatgatcaggaggaggaggaggaatttgtGGAGCCCTTTGTTGTGTCAAGGAAAACATCCAAGATTGTTGTGGAGAAAGAGGAGTTTGGGAATCAAAGGGGACTGAAAAGGCAAAAGGGAAACGAATCAGAGATTGAGAAGAAGAACTCTGCTTCCCAGGAGGAGGACATTACTGAACTCCTGACTCCCCAAGAAAACTACAAAGGGAAAAGAACGGTCAGCTGTTCTGTTTGTGGAATATCATTCCAATCTAAATTTCACTTAAACGTACATTGCAGAATCCACACAGACGCAATACCAAACGAATGTGGAAAAAGCTTTAGACAGATTAGGCTACACCTACATTCACATCAAAAACCCCACACGGGGGAGAAGCCATATCAGTGTATGGAATGCGGAAAGAGATTTGACCTCCGTGGAAATCTGACTAAACACCAGAGGACCCACACAGGGgggaaaccatacaaatgcagggagtgtggaaagagcttcagccagAATGGACATCTTTACacacatcaaagaatccacacaggggagaaaccacatgaatgtatggaatgtggaaagagtttcagtcagAGCGGACATCTTTAcagacatcaaagaatccacacaggggagaaaccacataaatgtatggaatgtggaaagtgTTTCAGTCAGAGCGGACAGCTACGTTCACATCAGAtgatccacacaggggagaaaccacataaatgtatggaatgtggaaagagcttctgcCATAGTTCTGGCCTTTTTTCAcaccaaaaaacccacataggggagaaaccctatacgtgtatggaatgtggaaagagcttctctcATATTAAAAACTTACGTTCACATGaaagaatccacactggagagaaaccacataaatgcatggaatgtggaaagagcttctctcACAGTCAAACTCTACAGTTACATCACaggatccacacaggagagaaaccctatacgtgcatggaatgtggaaagagcttcagtcagtcTGTACAACTGCaatcacatcaaagaacccacacaggggagaaaccatacaaatgcatggaatgtggaaggaGCTTCGCTAAGAGGGTAGCGCTAAACTctcatcaaagaacccacacaggagagaaaccgtacagATGCGTAGAATGTGGAAGGAGCTTCACTCAGAGTGGACACCTcagttcacatcaaagaacccacacaggggagaaagccTATTCATGCATAGAATGTGGTAAGAGCTTCTCGTCTAGTGCAAATttacattcacatcaaagaacccacacaggtgAGAAGCCGTAtcagtgcatggaatgtggaaagagttttgGCCACAGTGGAAACCTGACTAACCAccagagaacccacacaggggagaagccgtatcagtgcatggaatgtggaaagagcttcagccgGAACGGACTTCTTTAcagacatcaaagaatccacacaggggagaaaccacataaatgcatggaatgtggaaagagcttcagctgTAGCGATAGCCTTACTTCTCATCTAAGAACCCACACCggggagaaaccatatacatGTACAGAATGTGGTAAGAGCTATTCTTGTAGACAAAGTTTACATTCACATCAAAGTATCCACACAGGGAAGAAGCCATATCAGTGtgtggagtgtggaaagagcttctctcATAGACAAAATTTATATTCACATCAGAGACTCcatacaggggagaagccatattggtgcatggagtgtggaaagagttttGGCCACAGTGGAAATCTGACTAAACACcggagaacccacacaggggagaagccacaccaaatgcatggaatgtggaaagagtttctcTTACCGAAAAATTTATTTTCATATGTAAGAACCCACACGGAGGAAATCATATAAATGTGTAGAATGTGgaaacatcaaagaacccacacaggggagaaaccagaTAAACGGATAGAATATGGAAAGATTCTATCCATATTCAAAAGGCACATGAAAAAACTATGGGAAAGAAACCATAACAATTCATCTGTCCCAAATTAACTTTCTACCCCAAATAGGACTCATGGGGTCAGGGAGAGTCACTTTATTTCAACTTATTGCATGTTCCTTTAGAAACATGATGCCATTATACCAAATTAACAGAAGAGGTTGAAAAGAAGCTAACTTTTGTTAAACAGAAACACTTTGAGTCTACTAACAAGACAGGAAGGTGGCTTGCAAATAGGCTGGAAAAAGAATAACTTATCCAGGAAATAGtaaagaagaaattgaaacaaATCATGAGGGAtttataatcatagagttggaagagaccacaagggccatccagtccaacctcctgccatgcaggaactcccaatcaaagcatccctgacagatggccatccggcctctgcttaaagacctccaaaggaggagactccactacactccgagggagtttgcttcactgttgaacagcccttactctcaggaagtttctcctaatgttgagctggagtctcttttcctgcagtttgcatccattgttctgagttctagtctctgtagcagcaggaaacaggctggctccctcctcaatatgacatcccttcaaacatttaaacacggctatcttatcatctcttaaccttctcttctctaggctaaacatccccagctccctaagtcattcctcatagggcatggtttccagacccttcaccattttagtcaccctcctttggacacatggctccagtttctccacatcccttttgaattgtggggcccagaaatggacactattccaggtggggcctgaccaaagcagaatacagtagcactattacttcccttgatcttctagaccttatact containing:
- the LOC121917855 gene encoding zinc finger protein 883-like isoform X1, whose amino-acid sequence is MEDDGNAAFTAGNDQEEEEEFVEPFVVSRKTSKIVVEKEEFGNQRGLKRQKGNESEIEKKNSASQEEDITELLTPQENYKGKRTVSCSVCGISFQSKFHLNVHCRIHTDAIPNECGKSFRQIRLHLHSHQKPHTGEKPYQCMECGKRFDLRGNLTKHQRTHTGGKPYKCRECGKSFSQNGHLYTHQRIHTGEKPHECMECGKSFSQSGHLYRHQRIHTGEKPHKCMECGKCFSQSGQLRSHQMIHTGEKPHKCMECGKSFCHSSGLFSHQKTHIGEKPYTCMECGKSFSHIKNLRSHERIHTGEKPHKCMECGKSFSHSQTLQLHHRIHTGEKPYTCMECGKSFSQSVQLQSHQRTHTGEKPYKCMECGRSFAKRVALNSHQRTHTGEKPYRCVECGRSFTQSGHLSSHQRTHTGEKAYSCIECGKSFSSSANLHSHQRTHTGEKPYQCMECGKSFGHSGNLTNHQRTHTGEKPYQCMECGKSFSRNGLLYRHQRIHTGEKPHKCMECGKSFSCSDSLTSHLRTHTGEKPYTCTECGKSYSCRQSLHSHQSIHTGKKPYQCVECGKSFSHRQNLYSHQRLHTGEKPYWCMECGKSFGHSGNLTKHRRTHTGEKPHQMHGMWKEFLLPKNLFSYVRTHTEEII
- the LOC121917855 gene encoding zinc finger protein 883-like isoform X2, coding for MEDDGNAAFTGNDQEEEEEFVEPFVVSRKTSKIVVEKEEFGNQRGLKRQKGNESEIEKKNSASQEEDITELLTPQENYKGKRTVSCSVCGISFQSKFHLNVHCRIHTDAIPNECGKSFRQIRLHLHSHQKPHTGEKPYQCMECGKRFDLRGNLTKHQRTHTGGKPYKCRECGKSFSQNGHLYTHQRIHTGEKPHECMECGKSFSQSGHLYRHQRIHTGEKPHKCMECGKCFSQSGQLRSHQMIHTGEKPHKCMECGKSFCHSSGLFSHQKTHIGEKPYTCMECGKSFSHIKNLRSHERIHTGEKPHKCMECGKSFSHSQTLQLHHRIHTGEKPYTCMECGKSFSQSVQLQSHQRTHTGEKPYKCMECGRSFAKRVALNSHQRTHTGEKPYRCVECGRSFTQSGHLSSHQRTHTGEKAYSCIECGKSFSSSANLHSHQRTHTGEKPYQCMECGKSFGHSGNLTNHQRTHTGEKPYQCMECGKSFSRNGLLYRHQRIHTGEKPHKCMECGKSFSCSDSLTSHLRTHTGEKPYTCTECGKSYSCRQSLHSHQSIHTGKKPYQCVECGKSFSHRQNLYSHQRLHTGEKPYWCMECGKSFGHSGNLTKHRRTHTGEKPHQMHGMWKEFLLPKNLFSYVRTHTEEII